From a region of the Sander lucioperca isolate FBNREF2018 chromosome 8, SLUC_FBN_1.2, whole genome shotgun sequence genome:
- the lrrfip1a gene encoding zinc finger CCCH domain-containing protein 13 isoform X2, giving the protein MGTQGTGRKRSTKKERSTAEDDALNLIAREAEARLAAKRAARAEAREIRMKELERQQKEIFQVQKKYYGLNTKIDDRADSKWGDIEQWMEDSERYSRSSRIQTLSDDDERMSVGSRGSVRSDLDAVGAYGGGDSSSHKKSKKKKKHKHKDRNGCEDDYSVISSRSSRLSDESRVSRSSRLDLTGSRLSDDTRVSRASRLDLQPASYASSDLYGFNGLSSSRKPGSTFNGYQFSRPLSQITQQLYRRPLEYTSYRSSGSRVSSRAGSARASPVDNCSSVASFLRSAANSSGLHRDLDDVTIPDFSDVEDRDYLEKGSRAASALTAATLTSLGGTSSRRGSGETAITVDAETSIREIKEIHELKDQIQDVETKYTQNLKEVKDVLVEVEEKYRKAMVSNAQLDNEKNNLMYQVDTLKDSLMELEELLSESRRGYEEKVKEYEREKHAHSVLQFQFSEMKETLKQSEELLNDIRQLRMKQEGFVREISDLQETVEWKDKKIGALERQKEYTDAIRIERDELREEVVQLRDILKKHGIVLGPDLNINGEVGETEVDGSPSADAAPQPAQDSHASPAEGNSMLGNTEETQLRSSREEEVDPERHQEMFEEAKENHLSTDTLCNVAGVSTLETSSEEQPTEEQQTCLEEDKKTATEEDNVEEHCLSKDSNVDINDQSITEAKDITICSPGLQGIVTSSEKNVPEKERPAGGDLGETETKSSSVDTKSDDIRESSNNLSEERGNKQEDVEESHLRNTEPCPQPRIVMTESLPGESAQAVENTEPQPKPDEAEDAENDEAGEISIKTQPQCAAASGKKKKRKRKSKKKGGTHEDKNQQKDVTDKENDKAEIDIESATREKGPTTEPKVDDSVTETLRGSRVDQVKNEQHRQETEEVDGVKAVKPTEIFSPTETLKESRRDHVTDEHDKEQTLETENVGEAEAVATTETFSPTETLKESRRDHATDEQNKEPGLEAETVEAVAPIETFSHVETLTETTAELRKDEQNKKQTLELEKVEEVGSTTSPVPETDLSTSDHIDNKGAESSDDLDKECTFCIDNSKSETNISTNDDVIHTELENMNSAEDEVGPIDEMKAECSTNNPENAFETRGNKNTDAESHVSSNGDIAADESESTSIAESKESMSVSLSSTDGFTDALISLSGSDLSAAVNSGSDGTPIKVSEGGPKETTEAAKDDEESGTENGQESFSPSVISSALNADRTEREELNEGLREAEGLIEPDRSRDEKSDSCESASLTENTEAFDTVNSPLQAELLDDVESQTLQCEGQIDESNVEVASESEEINTIDMLNTPASPKEATEIGSSLEQNHSTEESAVAEDPEHENSQNDQRSETQRLPEPSKDKSEDNNSSQPTLQGSDEDNGEDDEGQSFDFDDMDVEAAVATSLPKNPEQEENEEGVKVMSDESSNGISVQSKTESNDKSQEEPVERNDETCTVDGGNEVDKPDTVPRDNQNSLAHEDNTSEKGEHVENVCEKQKPMPGEEAGVADEPRHIIEEGKVLNIGELGGVAEDINQATSLPIEEGLDAIKQELQGENLESPKHVEQVASNKEPQQTGKDVKKNGKKGKGKGKEECKMS; this is encoded by the exons gcCGAGGCAAGGCTGGCAGCGAAGAGGGCAGCCAGGGCAGAGGCCAGAGAGATCCGCATGAAGGAACTGGAGCGACAGCAGAAAGAG ATCTTTCAGGTGCAGAAG AAATATTATGGCTTGAACACCAAAATAGATGACCGAGCGGACAGCAAATGGGGAGATATTGAACAATGGATG GAGGACAGTGAGAGATACTCACGTTCTTCACGGATACAAACG CTCTCAGACGACGATGAGCGGATGTCAGTGGGAAGCCGGGGCAGCGTCCGG TCGGATCTTGATGCAGTTGGGGCTTATGGTGGAGGG GACTCCTCATCACATAAGAAgtcaaagaaaaagaagaaacataagcACAAAGAT AGGAACGGCTGTGAGGATGATTACAGTGTAATATCCAGCAGG AGCTCCAGACTCAGTGATGAAAGCAGAGTGTCTCGCTCCTCCAGGCTAGACCTAACG ggctccagactaagtGATGACACCCGGGTGTCCCGGGCCTCCAGATTAGACCTGCAGCCG GCATCTTATGCTTCCTCTGACTTGTACGGCTTCAATGGTCTGTCCTCTTCCAGAAAACCAGGTTCAACCTTCAATGGTTACCAG TTCAGCAGGCCACTCAGTCAGATCACCCAGCAGCTCTATCGTAGG CCTTTAGAGTACACTAGTTATCGCAGCTCCGGCTCCAGAGTTTCCTCCAGGGCCGGATCGGCCCGCGCCAGCCCAGTG GACAACTGCAGCTCTGTTGCCAGTTTTTTGAGGAGTGCGGCCAATAGCAGTGGCCTCCACCGAGACCTGGACGATGTTACTATTCCTGACTTTTCTGAT GTGGAGGACAGAGATTATCTGGAGAAG GGATCTCGAGCAGCTTCTGCTTTAACAGCAGCAACCCTCACCTCCTTAGGCGGGACGTCCTCGCGGAGAGGAAGTGGCGAGACGGCTATAACTGTAGATGCAGAGACGTCTATACGAGAAATCAAG GAGATTCATGAACTGAAGGATCAGATTCAAGATGTGGAAACCAAGTACACGCAGAACCTAAAAGAAGTCAAG GATGTATTAGTAGAAGTGGAGGAGAAGTACCGTAAGGCCATGGTGTCCAACGCCCAGTTGGACAACGAGAAGAACAACCTGATGTACCAGGTGGACACGCTCAAAGACTCGCTCATGGAGCTGGAGGAACTGCTGTCTGAGTCGCGCCGCGGATATGAGGAGAAAGTCAAG GAATACGAGCGAGAGAAGCATGCCCACTCTGTGCTTCAGTTCCAGTTCAGTGAAATGAAAGAGACGCTAAAACAAAGTGAAGAGCTGCTCAAC GACATCCGTCAGCTGCGTATGAAACAGGAAGGTTTTGTTAGAGAAATATCTGACCTGCAGGAGACGGTGGAGTGGAAGGATAAAAAGATTGGG GCCTTAGAGCGACAGAAAGAATACACAGATGCAATCCGAATTGAGCGAGATGAGCTCAGAGAAGAGGTGGTGCAGCTGAGAGACATTTTGAAG aAACATGGAATAGTATTGGGACCTGATCTAAACATCAATGGAGAGGTTGGTGAGACAGAAGTGGACGGGTCCCCCAGTGCAGACGCTGCTCCCCAACCGGCTCAGGATTCACACGCTTCCCCAGCGGAGGGGAACAGCATGCTCg GCAACACAGAGGAGACTCAGTTGAGAAgtagcagagaggaagaggtggaTCCAGAGCGGCATCAGGAAATGTTTGAGGAAGCCAAAGAGAATCACTTGAGCACTGATACTCTCTGTAATGTTGCTGGTGTTTCCACCCTGGAAACATCTAGCGAAGAACAGCCAACAGAAGAACAACAGACATGCTTAGAAGAAGACAAGAAGACTGCCACAGAAGAAGACAATGTTGAAGAACATTGCCTCAGCAAGGACTCAAATGTTGACATTAATGACCAATCAATCACAGAGGCCAAAGATATAACCATTTGCAGCCCGGGGCTTCAAGGGATTGTAACAAGTTCTGAGAAAAATGTTCCAGAGAAAGAAAGGCCTGCAGGGGGAGATTTAGGGGAGACAGAAACCAAAAGCAGTAGTGTTGACACCAAGAGTGATGACATTAGAGAGTCATCTAACAACCTTTCTGAAGAGCGAGGAAACAAACAGGAAGATGTTGAGGAAAGTCATTTGAGAAATACAGAACCATGTCCTCAGCCAAGAATTGTTATGACGGAAAGTTTACCGGGCGAGTCCGCCCAAGCTGTAGAAAACACCGAACCTCAACCAAAGCCTGATGAAGCAGAAGATGCAGAGAACGACGAGGCAGGGGAAATATCAATTAAAACTCAGCCTCAGTGCGCTGCTGCTTCagggaaaaagaagaaaaggaagaggaaaagCAAAAAGAAAGGAGGAACTCACGAGGATAAGAACCAACAAAAAGATGTAACCgataaagaaaatgacaaagcCGAAATAGACATTGAATCGGCTACAAGAGAGAAAGGGCCAACGACAGAACCTAAAGTTGATGATTCTGTTACTGAAACCCTTAGGGGATCAAGGGTGGATCAAGTTAAGAATGAGCAGCACAGGCAAGAAACTGAGGAGGTAGATGGCGTAAAAGCAGTGAAACCCACTGAAATCTTTTCTCCCACTGAAACTCTCAAAGAATCAAGAAGGGATCATGTTACAGATGAGCACGACAAGGAACAAACTTTGGAAACGGAGAACGTAGGAGAAGCTGAAGCCGTGGCGACTACTGAAACCTTTTCTCCCACTGAAACTCTCAAAGAATCAAGAAGGGATCATGCTACAGATGAGCAGAACAAGGAACCAGGTCTGGAAGCTGAAACGGTAGAGGCAGTGGCACCCATTGAAACCTTTTCTCACGTTGAAACTCTCACGGAAACCACAGCAGAACTCAGAAAGGATGagcaaaacaagaaacaaacttTAGAATTAGAGAAAGTAGAAGAAGTGGGGTCTACAACAAGTCCTGTCCCAGAGACCGACCTCAGTACTTCTGATCATATTGACAACAAAGGTGCAGAGAGCTCTGATGATCTTGACAAAGAATGCACTTTCTGTATAGATAACTCTAAAAGTGAAACGAACATCTCAACTAATGACGATGTCATCCATACTGAGTTAGAAAATATGAATAGTGCAGAGGATGAAGTTGGACCTATTGATGAGATGAAAGCTGAATGCTCAACTAATAACCCCGAAAACGCTTTTGAAACAAGGGGTAATAAAAACACTGACGCTGAATCGCATGTTTCAAGCAATGGTGACATTGCTGCTGATGAATCTGAATCCACCAGCATTGCTGAGAGTAAGGAGAGCATGTCTGTGTCCCTGTCTTCTACCGATGGCTTCACCGACGCTCTCATAAGCTTGTCTGGCTCAGACCTGTCTGCAGCCGTGAACTCAGGCAGCGATGGCACTCCCATCAAGGTTTCTGAGGGAGGTCCCAAGGAGACAACTGAGGCAGCCAAAGACGACGAGGAGTCAGGAACAGAGAATGGACAAGAATCCTTTTCTCCCAGTGTCATTTCTTCAGCGCTAAACGCAGACCGAACAGAAAGGGAGGAGCTAAATGAAGGCTTGAGGGAAGCTGAAGGTTTAATCGAGCCAGACCGCTCACgtgacgaaaaaagtgacagttgTGAGAGTGCATCTTTAACAGAAAACACTGAAGCTTTTGACACTGTAAATAGTCCGTTGCAGGCCGAACTATTGGATGATGTAGAAAGCCAGACATTACAGTGTGAGGGTCAGATTGATGAATCGAATGTTGAAGTGGCCTCTGAATCAGAAGAGATCAATACCATTGACATGTTAAATACACCAGCCTCTCCAAAAGAAGCTACTGAAATTGGGTCCTCTCTCGAGCAGAACCACAGTACTGAAGAATCAGCTGTTGCAGAAGATCCTGAACATGAAAACAGTCAAAATGATCAGCGGAGTGAGACACAGCGACTGCCTGAACCCAGCAAAGACAAGTCTGAAGATAATAATTCATCTCAACCCACCCTGCAGGGGAGCGATGAAGACAATGGTGAAGATGACGAAGGCCAGTCTTTTGATTTTGATGACATGGATGTCGAGGCGGCTGTAGCGACAAGTCTCCCTAAAAATCCGGAACAGGAAGAAAATGAGGAGGGAGTTAAGGTCATGTCGGATGAAAGCAGCAATGGAATTTCAGTCCAAAGTAAAACTGAGTCAAATGACAAATCACAAGAAGAGCCAGTTGAAAGAAATGACGAGACGTGTACGGTTGATGGCGGTAACGAGGTAGATAAACCAGATACTGTGCCTCGAGACAACCAAAACTCTTTGGCTCATGAGGACAACACGTCTGAAAAGGGGGAACATGTGGAAAATGTGTGCGAAAAGCAGAAACCCATGCCTGGGGAAGAAGCAGGTGTAGCAGATGAGCCCAGGCACATTATAGAGGAAGGAAAGGTTTTGAATATTGGAGAGTTGGGTGGTGTTGCAGAGGACATTAACCAGGCGACGTCTCTACCCATAGAGGAAGGGTTAGATGCCATTAAGCAGGAGTTGCAGGGTGAAAATTTGGAATCACCAAAGCATGTAGAACAAGTGGCCAGCAACAAAGAGCCACAGCAGACAGGGAAAGATGTGAAGAAAAACGGCAAGAAAGGTAAAGGCAAGGGCAAGGAGGAGTGCAAGATGTCTTAG
- the lrrfip1a gene encoding zinc finger CCCH domain-containing protein 13 isoform X16, producing the protein MGTQGTGRKRSTKKERSTAEDDALNLIAREAEARLAAKRAARAEAREIRMKELERQQKEIFQVQKKYYGLNTKIDDRADSKWGDIEQWMEDSERYSRSSRIQTLSDDDERMSVGSRGSVRASYASSDLYGFNGLSSSRKPGSTFNGYQSALYEDCSGSQRVSSSHPLEYTSYRSSGSRVSSRAGSARASPVDNCSSVASFLRSAANSSGLHRDLDDVTIPDFSDVEDRDYLEKGSRAASALTAATLTSLGGTSSRRGSGETAITVDAETSIREIKEIHELKDQIQDVETKYTQNLKEVKDVLVEVEEKYRKAMVSNAQLDNEKNNLMYQVDTLKDSLMELEELLSESRRGYEEKVKEYEREKHAHSVLQFQFSEMKETLKQSEELLNDIRQLRMKQEGFVREISDLQETVEWKDKKIGALERQKEYTDAIRIERDELREEVVQLRDILKKHGIVLGPDLNINGEVGETEVDGSPSADAAPQPAQDSHASPAEGNSMLGNTEETQLRSSREEEVDPERHQEMFEEAKENHLSTDTLCNVAGVSTLETSSEEQPTEEQQTCLEEDKKTATEEDNVEEHCLSKDSNVDINDQSITEAKDITICSPGLQGIVTSSEKNVPEKERPAGGDLGETETKSSSVDTKSDDIRESSNNLSEERGNKQEDVEESHLRNTEPCPQPRIVMTESLPGESAQAVENTEPQPKPDEAEDAENDEAGEISIKTQPQCAAASGKKKKRKRKSKKKGGTHEDKNQQKDVTDKENDKAEIDIESATREKGPTTEPKVDDSVTETLRGSRVDQVKNEQHRQETEEVDGVKAVKPTEIFSPTETLKESRRDHVTDEHDKEQTLETENVGEAEAVATTETFSPTETLKESRRDHATDEQNKEPGLEAETVEAVAPIETFSHVETLTETTAELRKDEQNKKQTLELEKVEEVGSTTSPVPETDLSTSDHIDNKGAESSDDLDKECTFCIDNSKSETNISTNDDVIHTELENMNSAEDEVGPIDEMKAECSTNNPENAFETRGNKNTDAESHVSSNGDIAADESESTSIAESKESMSVSLSSTDGFTDALISLSGSDLSAAVNSGSDGTPIKVSEGGPKETTEAAKDDEESGTENGQESFSPSVISSALNADRTEREELNEGLREAEGLIEPDRSRDEKSDSCESASLTENTEAFDTVNSPLQAELLDDVESQTLQCEGQIDESNVEVASESEEINTIDMLNTPASPKEATEIGSSLEQNHSTEESAVAEDPEHENSQNDQRSETQRLPEPSKDKSEDNNSSQPTLQGSDEDNGEDDEGQSFDFDDMDVEAAVATSLPKNPEQEENEEGVKVMSDESSNGISVQSKTESNDKSQEEPVERNDETCTVDGGNEVDKPDTVPRDNQNSLAHEDNTSEKGEHVENVCEKQKPMPGEEAGVADEPRHIIEEGKVLNIGELGGVAEDINQATSLPIEEGLDAIKQELQGENLESPKHVEQVASNKEPQQTGKDVKKNGKKGKGKGKEECKMS; encoded by the exons gcCGAGGCAAGGCTGGCAGCGAAGAGGGCAGCCAGGGCAGAGGCCAGAGAGATCCGCATGAAGGAACTGGAGCGACAGCAGAAAGAG ATCTTTCAGGTGCAGAAG AAATATTATGGCTTGAACACCAAAATAGATGACCGAGCGGACAGCAAATGGGGAGATATTGAACAATGGATG GAGGACAGTGAGAGATACTCACGTTCTTCACGGATACAAACG CTCTCAGACGACGATGAGCGGATGTCAGTGGGAAGCCGGGGCAGCGTCCGG GCATCTTATGCTTCCTCTGACTTGTACGGCTTCAATGGTCTGTCCTCTTCCAGAAAACCAGGTTCAACCTTCAATGGTTACCAG AGCGCCTTGTATGAAGACTGCAGCGGGTCACAGCGAGTCTCCAGCTCTCAT CCTTTAGAGTACACTAGTTATCGCAGCTCCGGCTCCAGAGTTTCCTCCAGGGCCGGATCGGCCCGCGCCAGCCCAGTG GACAACTGCAGCTCTGTTGCCAGTTTTTTGAGGAGTGCGGCCAATAGCAGTGGCCTCCACCGAGACCTGGACGATGTTACTATTCCTGACTTTTCTGAT GTGGAGGACAGAGATTATCTGGAGAAG GGATCTCGAGCAGCTTCTGCTTTAACAGCAGCAACCCTCACCTCCTTAGGCGGGACGTCCTCGCGGAGAGGAAGTGGCGAGACGGCTATAACTGTAGATGCAGAGACGTCTATACGAGAAATCAAG GAGATTCATGAACTGAAGGATCAGATTCAAGATGTGGAAACCAAGTACACGCAGAACCTAAAAGAAGTCAAG GATGTATTAGTAGAAGTGGAGGAGAAGTACCGTAAGGCCATGGTGTCCAACGCCCAGTTGGACAACGAGAAGAACAACCTGATGTACCAGGTGGACACGCTCAAAGACTCGCTCATGGAGCTGGAGGAACTGCTGTCTGAGTCGCGCCGCGGATATGAGGAGAAAGTCAAG GAATACGAGCGAGAGAAGCATGCCCACTCTGTGCTTCAGTTCCAGTTCAGTGAAATGAAAGAGACGCTAAAACAAAGTGAAGAGCTGCTCAAC GACATCCGTCAGCTGCGTATGAAACAGGAAGGTTTTGTTAGAGAAATATCTGACCTGCAGGAGACGGTGGAGTGGAAGGATAAAAAGATTGGG GCCTTAGAGCGACAGAAAGAATACACAGATGCAATCCGAATTGAGCGAGATGAGCTCAGAGAAGAGGTGGTGCAGCTGAGAGACATTTTGAAG aAACATGGAATAGTATTGGGACCTGATCTAAACATCAATGGAGAGGTTGGTGAGACAGAAGTGGACGGGTCCCCCAGTGCAGACGCTGCTCCCCAACCGGCTCAGGATTCACACGCTTCCCCAGCGGAGGGGAACAGCATGCTCg GCAACACAGAGGAGACTCAGTTGAGAAgtagcagagaggaagaggtggaTCCAGAGCGGCATCAGGAAATGTTTGAGGAAGCCAAAGAGAATCACTTGAGCACTGATACTCTCTGTAATGTTGCTGGTGTTTCCACCCTGGAAACATCTAGCGAAGAACAGCCAACAGAAGAACAACAGACATGCTTAGAAGAAGACAAGAAGACTGCCACAGAAGAAGACAATGTTGAAGAACATTGCCTCAGCAAGGACTCAAATGTTGACATTAATGACCAATCAATCACAGAGGCCAAAGATATAACCATTTGCAGCCCGGGGCTTCAAGGGATTGTAACAAGTTCTGAGAAAAATGTTCCAGAGAAAGAAAGGCCTGCAGGGGGAGATTTAGGGGAGACAGAAACCAAAAGCAGTAGTGTTGACACCAAGAGTGATGACATTAGAGAGTCATCTAACAACCTTTCTGAAGAGCGAGGAAACAAACAGGAAGATGTTGAGGAAAGTCATTTGAGAAATACAGAACCATGTCCTCAGCCAAGAATTGTTATGACGGAAAGTTTACCGGGCGAGTCCGCCCAAGCTGTAGAAAACACCGAACCTCAACCAAAGCCTGATGAAGCAGAAGATGCAGAGAACGACGAGGCAGGGGAAATATCAATTAAAACTCAGCCTCAGTGCGCTGCTGCTTCagggaaaaagaagaaaaggaagaggaaaagCAAAAAGAAAGGAGGAACTCACGAGGATAAGAACCAACAAAAAGATGTAACCgataaagaaaatgacaaagcCGAAATAGACATTGAATCGGCTACAAGAGAGAAAGGGCCAACGACAGAACCTAAAGTTGATGATTCTGTTACTGAAACCCTTAGGGGATCAAGGGTGGATCAAGTTAAGAATGAGCAGCACAGGCAAGAAACTGAGGAGGTAGATGGCGTAAAAGCAGTGAAACCCACTGAAATCTTTTCTCCCACTGAAACTCTCAAAGAATCAAGAAGGGATCATGTTACAGATGAGCACGACAAGGAACAAACTTTGGAAACGGAGAACGTAGGAGAAGCTGAAGCCGTGGCGACTACTGAAACCTTTTCTCCCACTGAAACTCTCAAAGAATCAAGAAGGGATCATGCTACAGATGAGCAGAACAAGGAACCAGGTCTGGAAGCTGAAACGGTAGAGGCAGTGGCACCCATTGAAACCTTTTCTCACGTTGAAACTCTCACGGAAACCACAGCAGAACTCAGAAAGGATGagcaaaacaagaaacaaacttTAGAATTAGAGAAAGTAGAAGAAGTGGGGTCTACAACAAGTCCTGTCCCAGAGACCGACCTCAGTACTTCTGATCATATTGACAACAAAGGTGCAGAGAGCTCTGATGATCTTGACAAAGAATGCACTTTCTGTATAGATAACTCTAAAAGTGAAACGAACATCTCAACTAATGACGATGTCATCCATACTGAGTTAGAAAATATGAATAGTGCAGAGGATGAAGTTGGACCTATTGATGAGATGAAAGCTGAATGCTCAACTAATAACCCCGAAAACGCTTTTGAAACAAGGGGTAATAAAAACACTGACGCTGAATCGCATGTTTCAAGCAATGGTGACATTGCTGCTGATGAATCTGAATCCACCAGCATTGCTGAGAGTAAGGAGAGCATGTCTGTGTCCCTGTCTTCTACCGATGGCTTCACCGACGCTCTCATAAGCTTGTCTGGCTCAGACCTGTCTGCAGCCGTGAACTCAGGCAGCGATGGCACTCCCATCAAGGTTTCTGAGGGAGGTCCCAAGGAGACAACTGAGGCAGCCAAAGACGACGAGGAGTCAGGAACAGAGAATGGACAAGAATCCTTTTCTCCCAGTGTCATTTCTTCAGCGCTAAACGCAGACCGAACAGAAAGGGAGGAGCTAAATGAAGGCTTGAGGGAAGCTGAAGGTTTAATCGAGCCAGACCGCTCACgtgacgaaaaaagtgacagttgTGAGAGTGCATCTTTAACAGAAAACACTGAAGCTTTTGACACTGTAAATAGTCCGTTGCAGGCCGAACTATTGGATGATGTAGAAAGCCAGACATTACAGTGTGAGGGTCAGATTGATGAATCGAATGTTGAAGTGGCCTCTGAATCAGAAGAGATCAATACCATTGACATGTTAAATACACCAGCCTCTCCAAAAGAAGCTACTGAAATTGGGTCCTCTCTCGAGCAGAACCACAGTACTGAAGAATCAGCTGTTGCAGAAGATCCTGAACATGAAAACAGTCAAAATGATCAGCGGAGTGAGACACAGCGACTGCCTGAACCCAGCAAAGACAAGTCTGAAGATAATAATTCATCTCAACCCACCCTGCAGGGGAGCGATGAAGACAATGGTGAAGATGACGAAGGCCAGTCTTTTGATTTTGATGACATGGATGTCGAGGCGGCTGTAGCGACAAGTCTCCCTAAAAATCCGGAACAGGAAGAAAATGAGGAGGGAGTTAAGGTCATGTCGGATGAAAGCAGCAATGGAATTTCAGTCCAAAGTAAAACTGAGTCAAATGACAAATCACAAGAAGAGCCAGTTGAAAGAAATGACGAGACGTGTACGGTTGATGGCGGTAACGAGGTAGATAAACCAGATACTGTGCCTCGAGACAACCAAAACTCTTTGGCTCATGAGGACAACACGTCTGAAAAGGGGGAACATGTGGAAAATGTGTGCGAAAAGCAGAAACCCATGCCTGGGGAAGAAGCAGGTGTAGCAGATGAGCCCAGGCACATTATAGAGGAAGGAAAGGTTTTGAATATTGGAGAGTTGGGTGGTGTTGCAGAGGACATTAACCAGGCGACGTCTCTACCCATAGAGGAAGGGTTAGATGCCATTAAGCAGGAGTTGCAGGGTGAAAATTTGGAATCACCAAAGCATGTAGAACAAGTGGCCAGCAACAAAGAGCCACAGCAGACAGGGAAAGATGTGAAGAAAAACGGCAAGAAAGGTAAAGGCAAGGGCAAGGAGGAGTGCAAGATGTCTTAG